From the Primulina tabacum isolate GXHZ01 chromosome 3, ASM2559414v2, whole genome shotgun sequence genome, one window contains:
- the LOC142540384 gene encoding uncharacterized protein LOC142540384 isoform X1, which translates to MENRKRKPFSDITNAYDLIPTSTLRKLVSSSGSNSSRTLILKSNPGFRGQKVCPDSSPTLNGVDTRSDTSIGSSVNDAHALTSRTARFQNRDVGNKDIVYEGRQTAGDFKNERKIYGMTDSFTPLANKKDKGKAIVGQFKFTPHRRIGKPCSSLEKTEGNNMGNLSLVSGSFEKVKGFRKGVLNPSSCSHEETENRNANLNDPGCSKNKTEEPGKGITNHSRYSFNKKKDEGEVILELPGSSVQMVKAARKVPLNTNGFLVEKTKEKLKSLNHSGYSPEKTREKGKVILAPLNMVEGSSAAVTVNCHPTRRKTVKRKKDTGASSCPPMRRAQKILNDFVEAGEVKSSKSLTVPCPKHKKKQCPRPKTGDESCLPLDFIEQQRAYFKEVDEFELAEEEISQDELD; encoded by the exons ATGGAGAATCGCAAGAGAAAACCCTTTTCAGACATTACGAACGCGTACGATCTCATCCCCACCTCGACCCTCCGCAAGCTCGTCTCCTCATCTGGTTCCAATTCCAGTCGAACTTTGATTTTGAAGTCCAATCCTGGTTTCAGAGGCCAGAAAGTTTGCCCGGATTCGTCCCCCACTTTAAATGGAGTTGATACCAGGTCCGATACTAGTATCGGGTCTTCCGTCAACGATGCCCATGCCCTGACTTCGAGAACTGCGCGATTCCAGAATC GTGATGTGGGAAATAAGGATATTGTATATGAGGGAAGACAGACTGCTGGTGACTTTAAGAatgaaagaaaaatttatggCATGACTGATAGTTTCACTCCTCTAGCCAATAAGAAAGACAAAGGGAAGGCGATTGTCGGACAGTTCAAATTCACACCTCATCGGAGAATTGGAAAACCTTGTTCTTCACTTGAGAAAACAGAGGGAAACAATATGGGAAATCTTAGTCTCGTTAGTGGGTCTTTTGAGAAAGTCAAAGGTTTTAGAAAGGGAGTTCTCAATCCTTCTAGCTGCTCACACGAGGAAACAGAGAATAGGAATGCAAATCTGAATGATCCTGGTTGctcaaaaaataaaacagaGGAGCCAGGGAAGGGAATTACCAACCATTCAAGatattcatttaataaaaaaaaggaTGAAGGAGAAGTGATTCTTGAACTTCCTGGCTCGTCAGTTCAAATGGTAAAAGCTGCAAGGAAAGTGCCCCTCAATACTAATGGCTTTCTTGTTGAGAAAACAAAAGAGAAACTGAAGTCTCTTAACCATTCTGGCTATTCGCCTGAAAAAACAAGGGAGAAAGGGAAGGTCATTCTCGCTCCGCTTAACATGGTTGAGGGGTCATCTGCAGCTGTGACAGTAAATTGCCATCCTACAAGGAGAAAAACCGTAAAGAGAAAAAAAGACACTGGGGCCTCTAGTTGCCCCCCAATGAGGAGGGCCCAAAAAATACT GAATGATTTTGTTGAAGCTGGAGAGGTGAAGTCATCGAAGTCACTTACTGTTCCCTGCCCAAAACATAAAAAG AAGCAATGCCCTCGACCAAAAACTGGTGATGAAAGCTGCTTGCCACTAGATTTTATCGAACAGCAGAGAGCATATTTTAAAGAGGTTGATGAGTTTGAACTGGCTGAAGAGGAAATCTCACAAGATGAATTGGATTAG
- the LOC142540384 gene encoding uncharacterized protein LOC142540384 isoform X2, with protein sequence MENRKRKPFSDITNAYDLIPTSTLRKLVSSSGSNSSRTLILKSNPGFRGQKVCPDSSPTLNGVDTRSDTSIGSSVNDAHALTSRTARFQNRDVGNKDIVYEGRQTAGDFKNERKIYGMTDSFTPLANKKDKGKAIVGQFKFTPHRRIGKPCSSLEKTEGNNMGNLSLVSGSFEKVKGFRKGVLNPSSCSHEETENRNANLNDPGCSKNKTEEPGKGITNHSRYSFNKKKDEGEVILELPGSSVQMVKAARKVPLNTNGFLVEKTKEKLKSLNHSGYSPEKTREKGKVILAPLNMVEGSSAAVTVNCHPTRRKTVKRKKDTGASSCPPMRRAQKILNM encoded by the exons ATGGAGAATCGCAAGAGAAAACCCTTTTCAGACATTACGAACGCGTACGATCTCATCCCCACCTCGACCCTCCGCAAGCTCGTCTCCTCATCTGGTTCCAATTCCAGTCGAACTTTGATTTTGAAGTCCAATCCTGGTTTCAGAGGCCAGAAAGTTTGCCCGGATTCGTCCCCCACTTTAAATGGAGTTGATACCAGGTCCGATACTAGTATCGGGTCTTCCGTCAACGATGCCCATGCCCTGACTTCGAGAACTGCGCGATTCCAGAATC GTGATGTGGGAAATAAGGATATTGTATATGAGGGAAGACAGACTGCTGGTGACTTTAAGAatgaaagaaaaatttatggCATGACTGATAGTTTCACTCCTCTAGCCAATAAGAAAGACAAAGGGAAGGCGATTGTCGGACAGTTCAAATTCACACCTCATCGGAGAATTGGAAAACCTTGTTCTTCACTTGAGAAAACAGAGGGAAACAATATGGGAAATCTTAGTCTCGTTAGTGGGTCTTTTGAGAAAGTCAAAGGTTTTAGAAAGGGAGTTCTCAATCCTTCTAGCTGCTCACACGAGGAAACAGAGAATAGGAATGCAAATCTGAATGATCCTGGTTGctcaaaaaataaaacagaGGAGCCAGGGAAGGGAATTACCAACCATTCAAGatattcatttaataaaaaaaaggaTGAAGGAGAAGTGATTCTTGAACTTCCTGGCTCGTCAGTTCAAATGGTAAAAGCTGCAAGGAAAGTGCCCCTCAATACTAATGGCTTTCTTGTTGAGAAAACAAAAGAGAAACTGAAGTCTCTTAACCATTCTGGCTATTCGCCTGAAAAAACAAGGGAGAAAGGGAAGGTCATTCTCGCTCCGCTTAACATGGTTGAGGGGTCATCTGCAGCTGTGACAGTAAATTGCCATCCTACAAGGAGAAAAACCGTAAAGAGAAAAAAAGACACTGGGGCCTCTAGTTGCCCCCCAATGAGGAGGGCCCAAAAAATACT GAACATGTGA